A stretch of DNA from Acidobacteriota bacterium:
CTCCCTCCCCCACCCCCCCCCCCCCCCCTCTTCCCCCCCGCTCCCCCCCCCCGCCCGGGCCACCCCCCCGCCGGTCCGCCGGGGGCGCTGCGTTCGTCGCCCGCACCCCCCCCCTCTTACCCCCCCTCCACACCCCCCCCCCCATCCTACTCCCCCCCCACCCCCCCCGACCCCGCCCTCTTCGCGGGTCATGTACGAAGCTGAGCGAGTACATTCGGCTCGCTGCCCGAGGAGAGACGATTCTCGTGACCGACCGGGACCGGGTCGTCGCCGAGATCACCCAACCCGGAGCCTCGCGAGCGGACACGGTATCTGACGCGGTTCTCGCGGAGGCGGTTCGGAAAGGATGGGTCACGCCTCCGGTGTTGAAGCGCCCGCCGTCGGCGCGGAAACCGCTCGCTCCGCTCGCCGAGATCCTCGATGAACTGGACCGGCAGAGGAACGATCGGTGATCTACGTCGATACCTCGATCGTTCTGGCCGAGCTTTTCGCGGAGGACCAGCATCCTCCGGCGAAGCTGTGGGACGAGGAGCTCATCTCGAGCCGGCTTCTGGAGTACGAGATATGGAACGCGATCCACCGCAGAGCGAAGGCTGATTCGCACGGGGAAGCGGCGCGTCAGCTTCTCGAGTCATTCGCGATCGCGGAGCTTTCCCGGGATGTTTTGAGACGAGCGATCGAACGCTTCCCCGTTCCGGTTCGGACCCTCGACGCTTTGCATCTCTCCACGATTCTCTTTCTCGGCGAACAGGGTCTCGATCTCGAGCTCGCCAGCTACGATGTGAGAATGATCGAGGGCGCACAGAAGCTCGCGATTCCGCTCGCGGCAATGTGATCCGGTGAAGACCGTGCGTTGATCGATCTGACCGAATCGGTTTCTGCGCGGGTTGGGAAAGGGGGAGGTCCCGTTCTATTCTCCCGTTTCGAAATGTGTGCTGCCGGCAATGAGCCGAGTCCGGAGTCTGCCGGGACGTCGGACGAAGGATCGCGAACGACGGACCAGGGGCTCTCGCGCTCATTTTCCGCGGCTCTGCTCGACCGGTTCCGGCACTCCTCAGTCGGCGGCATCGTCGCCGGGTCCGTCGCTTCACTGATCCTGCTGATCTCCATTCTTCCGTCGCTGAGGGAACACTTCACGGTTCCCGACGGCGGCATCGGATTCGTCACGGTCAACGGGTATCCGAAGGGATTCGATTACTTCGTCGTCGCGGCGATCGTCGCCGCGGTCTTTCTCGGCGGCGTGATTGGGGGGATGCTCTTCCGGAGGAAATCCTCGGTTTTCAAAGCCGAGCCCGCGCCGGTCTCGCCACTCTCCGGAACGTCACTCGTGTTGATGGCAGTCACCGCGGTCCTGATGTTCCTGCTGCACTTTCATCCCCAGCAGTTCATGGAGATGTTTCACGAGGGGGAGCACCTCTCTCCCGCCACGGTGCTCGATCTGGGAGGTGAGCCGTACGGCGATGTCGCATTTCTCCACGGGCTGTTCGCCGACGGCTTTCTCGATCTGCTGGCGTGGGCCGGCGAGCCCTCGGTGTGGCGGTCGAGACTCGTTCGTTCGCTGCTCGACTCGCTGACACTCGCGCTCCTGGTTCCACTCGCCTTCGCGGTCTGTCGGACGCGCGCTGGAGCCGTGCTCGGGGCGTTTCTAGCCCTCTGCGGGACCGCAGCGGGGGTTATGAGCGTCTTTCCGTGGTTTCGGCTGCTCCCGGGCTTTCTGATGCTCCTCTGCATCGGGGGGTACGCCCGGACGTCGAAGCTTCGGTGGCTCGTCGCAGCGATGGCATCGGCGTGGTTCGGTCTTCTCTGGAGCTTCGAGGTTGGCGTCTACAGTGTGGCGACGATGATTCCCGCGCTCGCCTTCGGGATTTTCCGGGAGCGGAATCGCCGGGGAGTTTTGCTGGCGGGTGCATCCGCGGCGATCATCTTTCCGGTGGTGATTCTTCTGATCGTCCGGGCGGACATCGGACGGTTCATTCACGATTCGTTCGTCCTCATTCCTTCTTCGATCGATGCGATCTGGGCGCTCCCTGCTCCCCCGCTCCCGACGTTCTCCCGCCTCGTCGACCTCCATCGCGACGGGACGCTCTGGACGGCACCCTGGCTTCGCTACTACACGCCGCTTCTCGTTTACGGAATCGCACTCGTGATCGTGTTGCGGCGGCTCGCGCGCGAAGCGACGCCTCGCGCGATGACCCTCCTCTTCACGATCGTTTTCGCCGTGTTTCTGTTCAGAAGCGCTGCGGGCCGAACGGGCTGGGGACACACCCGGTTCGCCGCGATTCTGGTAGGGCTCATCGTCACCGCCGTCCTGCTCGAGCCGTTGTGGATCGCGCTCACCGAACGTACCCGAGCGAGAGCCGGAAGGGCGGCGGCCGCGCTCGGGCTGACCGTTGCGGGCTGGCTGTCCTGGCACTACTTCGAGGTGCCGCTGAACTTCGAGTACGGAGGGAAGATGCTCTCCGAGCTCGATACCCGTTTCGAGGTTCCGGGACTGGTTCCGTACCCGACGGATCGTGGAGGCGGAACGATGACCTGGGCGGGGAACGCCGAGGACCTCGGTGCGCTCATCGCGTTCTCGCGCGAGCACTCCGAGCCGGACGATCCGATACTCGATCTGTCGGGCGAGTTTGCGCTGTACTTTTTTCTCGAGCGGCGGCCGGCGATCCGAATGGCGAATCTTCCGATGCTGGGAAACCCGCGGCTGAGAGCGGAGGCGATGGATCAGGTGCGTCTGCATCCGCCCGCGTATGTGATTCTCCGGAGCACGCCGGAAGTTGGTCAATACGACGGTGTACCGAATCGCAGCCGGGCTCCGGAGCTGTTCGAATGGGCCGAGGAGAACTACACGGACCGGCGGCAGGTGGGTCGTTACGAGGTCGGGTTGCGGCGATGAACGGGGCGAAACGAACTTCGCCAGAAAAAAAAGGGCCGCCCTTGATCCGGGCGGCCCTTCGGTTCATCGATGAAATGAGATCAGCGGTGGCGGATGCCCCGGCGCCTCTCGAGTGCGAACCCGAGCTCGGTCGGATCACTCGTGGGCACCGTCGCCGGATCATCCGACAACGTCGGGGGAAATCCGTTTCCCGTCACCACGGCCTGATTGGAGATGACGAAGACGGAATCGGGTGTCGCGTCGTTCACGCGAGCTTCAAACGTGACGGTCACGGCGGCGCCGGGGGCCATGTTCCCGATCGATACGACGACCGTCGAATCTCCGGAGCTGTTTCCGCTCGTCACCGTTCCCAGCGTTGTGGTGACCGAGCCGGCCACGATCGTCGTATTCGGGTCGGGATCGTCGGTGAGAACCACTCCGCTGAGCGATGTGAGGCGTTCGTTGGTGACGATGATCGAGTAACGGATCGTCTCGCCTCTGCTGATTGACCCATCTTCATCGAGATCGTTGACGATCGACGCGCTCTTCCTCGCCGCAACGGGCGAAGGATCGATCTGAATCACCGTCGCATCAGCGGCCTGAACGGTGGACGGATCATCCGTGACGAGCGAGTCGATGTTGGTTCCGGTGATCTGGCCCTGAATCGCGATCGAGGCAGGCGGGGTTGGGTTCAGCGGCTCGATGAGTATGTCGAAAATGATCGTCACCTCGGACCCGACGTCGAGATCGCCGACCTGCACCGTCGCGATCCCGTTCGTGTCGCTCGTGGTGCCCGCCGTCGATTTGACGGAGCCTCTCACGAGTTGGGCGCCCGCTGGCACCGACGAGGTGAACCTCACGCCTCGAGCATCGGTGCCGCCGTTGTTCTGGATGGTCACGAGAAGACGGACGACGTCCCCGGGATCGGCTTTTCCGTCGCTGTCGTTATCGACGGCCATTTCATCTCGCATCGTCGATTCGACGACCGCCGCGGAGAAC
This window harbors:
- a CDS encoding prevent-host-death protein, with translation MLLPPHPPRPRPLRGSCTKLSEYIRLAARGETILVTDRDRVVAEITQPGASRADTVSDAVLAEAVRKGWVTPPVLKRPPSARKPLAPLAEILDELDRQRNDR
- a CDS encoding PIN domain-containing protein is translated as MIYVDTSIVLAELFAEDQHPPAKLWDEELISSRLLEYEIWNAIHRRAKADSHGEAARQLLESFAIAELSRDVLRRAIERFPVPVRTLDALHLSTILFLGEQGLDLELASYDVRMIEGAQKLAIPLAAM